The genomic segment GTTCAGGCCCTCGCGCACGAAGTCCAGTTCGGTACCATCGATGTAGGCCAGACTTTTGGGGTCCACCAGCACCTTGACGCCGTGGCCTTCAAAGACCACGTCTTCCGGGGCGATCTCGTCCACGTATTCAAGCTTGTAGGCCAAACCCGAGCAACCCGTGGTCTTGACGCCCAGGCGCACGCCGACGCCAGAGCCACGCTTGGCCAAGTAGCGGGTCACATGCCGAGCTGCGGCAGCAGACAGTGAGATGGCCATGTCAGTTCAGGTGTTTCTTTTTGTAGTCGTCCACAGCCGCCTTGATGGCGTCTTCGGCCAAGATGGAGCAGTGGATTTTGACGGGGGGCAGCGCCAGCTCTTCGGCGATCTGGCTGTTTTTCAAGGCCGCCGCTTCGTCGAGCGTCTTGCCCTTGACCCACTCGGTCACGAGCGAGCTGGACGCAATGGCCGAGCCGCAGCCGTAGGTCTTGAAGCGTGCGTCTTCGATCACACCGGTTTGCGGGTTGACCTTGATTTGCAGCTTCATGACGTCGCCACAAGCGGGCGCACCGACCATGCCGG from the Limnohabitans sp. 2KL-27 genome contains:
- the iscU gene encoding Fe-S cluster assembly scaffold IscU codes for the protein MAYSEKVVDHYENPRNVGSFDKGDDSVGTGMVGAPACGDVMKLQIKVNPQTGVIEDARFKTYGCGSAIASSSLVTEWVKGKTLDEAAALKNSQIAEELALPPVKIHCSILAEDAIKAAVDDYKKKHLN
- the iscA gene encoding iron-sulfur cluster assembly protein IscA codes for the protein MAISLSAAAARHVTRYLAKRGSGVGVRLGVKTTGCSGLAYKLEYVDEIAPEDVVFEGHGVKVLVDPKSLAYIDGTELDFVREGLNEGFRFNNPNERDRCGCGESFRV